A stretch of DNA from Babesia bovis T2Bo chromosome 2, whole genome shotgun sequence:
cttGGTGGCAGCACTGGTGCTGCCAGTAGTACTTGCGCTGGTGGTACCGAGGTCATTGgggcactgatagaccagttggcacagggactacagaagtgggttgggtggcaggatAAGGGAGATGAatgttgtcttaagggagCAGGTGGTGGAGTGAGTGAGGGTATAGGAAGGAAGTGTACATGtcctggtggtggtggtggtgccGGGTGTTGTAGCAGTGCTAGTAGTGGTAGTTGTCAATGTGCCACTGCTGCTAGTGGTACCAACCAATGCGGTTATAAATCGTCCTACAAAAGACCAACTACTCCACCCGGTTCCACTACAGATCTCTTCCTTTGGACCACCCTCTCGGACAAGCCAGATcaggtccacctcctggcccgtattttcctagggtcagtatgtctcatctggagtggactcagtcagttggggtgGTTGACTAGGGTGGAAAATGGAGAGTGGTATAATGATACCCTGAGTAATGTGAATCAtggtctcggctcattcatggcggccatgggctatgacctggagaggttgaatcagggaGGTACAGgtgagtactgcctagggtagCCaggtggacttatggtgtagtaggttCCGCGAAGACAGGAACAGATGTAGCCGAAATGCTAACAGGGAAGGATAAAGCATTTCCGGAACTAAAAGATGGTGCTACTAAGGGTAAGTCCCACCTACTCTAcagtaccaatgtgacccaggtagtgtagctgagtactacagcAGTATCTATGAGAAAGCAAAGGAAGTCAAGGACAAGAAAACTGAATCCATTTGTAAGGagtaccccctattggtactccacatcctggccagtgggtacttcagggcaggtaGTGCCGGGGCTAATAAAGTGACGCCGGCGAAGCCGGCCACTACTAGTTCTGCCAGTGTCACTCCCAGccctaggaaacccaggaccatccgggaaatcctatactggcttagtgcattgccctattGTGATAAGTACAGAGAGCTGGTACAGAGGATGGGAGATAAGACGGATCTGGTGACCAATGGGAGCGATGATAAGAATAAGATAGTGCTTCACGGAGAAGGTGATGGCAAAAAGACGGATCTCCACAAGGACAAgattacccactacctgatggccgcctgtggctactgcccactggtactcatcggtatccaggggaccatagaaagGGAAGTAGAAAAGCCGGCATCAGGTAAGTACCCTTCTAGTGCTATAgataagggcgccttcggcgcaacagtgccctaggggtagtcatgtggagtaatggtgtagtaggtggtGCTCCAGCTGCTGCTCCGGAGAACAGGTGTCCTGAACATAGTAAGGACAGAAGTAAAAGGTGTAAACTTGCCGACAAAAAGACACAAGAAGCTGCCCAGGTACCAGCAGCTCCAGCAGCTCCTGCACCTCCCGCCAACGGCAAACTCACGGAAGGCCAagtctgctacggcgggtaccacctggaagtgtccaagtttggtaagtactcacagtggtaccCACTAACTCTATttaggccccctccatgggatgtatgccaatgggctATATGGGTTTGACCTGGGAGGCTCTgccgcccagtgcctggaccaactgaggatatatgtctaccactgcttctaccagctctatttcctaaggaagcaaTGCACAGTGGGAGTGGTGAATGGGAGTGTACTGGGCTGGcagagttgtaggtatggcagTGGACTTAGGTATACTTCCAGCACTTGGTCGTGTTCTACAGGTACTACAGGTGAGTAATATACGTATTTACATTGGAATGATTCTGTAGTAGGCGTTAAAGGAAGTGGAAACGACTGTCAGTGCAAGACGGTTGATAGTAAAGACTCTCCACTGATGTCATTCCTATGCGATGGAATAACTGCGTTGAATTGTCCAATGACAAGAGGCAAAGTTGTGGATGATTATCATCCCATCGAAACCCACTGGACCACCAAGGATGATAATCCGAAAGGTCACTTTGGAACAAATGACCTAAATTACCCCAAGTTATGTCCTGTTCCCATGGGTTGGAGCGCCGAGAGTCCTAGTAGGACTACCAGCGGTCAAAACAGAGTaaaccacttcaaaggtacgtcccactACCCTATAGCACCAATATCGTATACACCACTACTCTATAGTACCCCTAaagcactgtatatatactagggGCACCTCCTGGGCGCCACTGTAGCCCTAGTGACtaacagtgactcatggtgtATACAGATTTAAAAGACACGCACAAGACACAGCAACTGACAGGaggtacgtcccacagtatattacatggacTCATCCTGTAGCAGGCAACACTGGAAAGTATcctgcccactgcactgggaatacactgTCGCtactcctggagtactactgtgacccagaaAAGTGCCAGagtggcaccctagtggtactactgagactactggcatgtatcactcccacggtgccacggacgctgggtgacctctttgggttctattactatatagtctacattggGGGACAAAGTGccagtggtggtggtgctgGAGAGGGAGTGTATGGGAAGTTGAAAGGATTAGAAAGGGAATCTAAACTGTACATGCTTTCTATTGGTGGTGACGGAGTGGTCAAGGCACTTGAGACATACAGTGGAGATTGCCAGACAGGCACAAAAGGAACCCTCAAATGCCTAACAGAGTGCGATAAAAGCACTGGCCAGTGCTGTCAATACCTCTCTCCTTTGAGcggccagcagtatggccagttgagtcccttgatggccgggacctacctgtcatggttggtctatttgataggggAGTTCCAGGGAGGGTTGCAAAGCCTGGAAAAGGCGTTTAAGGATATACAGTGCAAGGAAGATTGTCGTACGGGTGGTGAgttctagtgctatataggGGCGCGCCTATGGAaaaggggcgccttcggcgcgacagtgtaacaggtggcgcgcaacagtatcatatggattaatggtgtagtaggtagtggAGGTGCTGGATGTGGCGATGGAAAGTGCCAAGCAGGAACCCATGGTGATCCGTgcagtagtggcagtgctAATCAGGGAGTCTGTGGCTGCAcctctgtcgtatcatgtaccggggtactgccggtgttgtacaagtatggctttgggtatggtaatgtaaCGGAGTTGCACAGCACCAAGGGTAggttgtagtatagtagtatggatagtgtagcagtagttttggtaaaagtttcacaacaatttagtagcacttttagtaaaaaagtagtagcagtttttGTAAAGGTTTGACAttacttttggtaaaagtttcacaaaagttttgtagcacttttgctgaaagttccACACAAGTTTAGTAGTACTTTTcctgaaagttctataagggcgcctaaggcgcaacagtgtcctaggggtattaaatgttGGTGTAGGTCTGAAGAAgtgtcacgagttcctgAGAACACTAGAGAGTGTCCTCCAGGGTGACCACCTCAGGAAAGACGGTAAAGGCCTCCACCACGAAATaaaccagctcatctacaccactaggctgccctggatctttgtgctGACCATAGCGTGGCTCATGgcagtactctaccttgcatttggtgccatatggc
This window harbors:
- a CDS encoding variant erythrocyte surface antigen-1 beta subunit, whose protein sequence is MAQAQPWPYTSLTTPPTNLKEAIDWVLRVTGRDGKKNDKAAASPPKFGCLCYLAKAVKDLLYDARSPGTPGPSTERNWNDILLKEEKDIVKPVLTDLGLLGGSTGAASSTCAGGTEVIGALIDQLAQGLQKWVGWQDKGDECCLKGAGGGVSEGIGRKCTCPGGGGGAGCCSSASSGSCQCATAASGTNQCGYKSSYKRPTTPPGSTTDLFLWTTLSDKPDQVHLLARIFLGSVCLIWSGLSQLGWLTRVENGEWYNDTLSNVNHGLGSFMAAMGYDLERLNQGGTGSAKTGTDVAEMLTGKDKAFPELKDGATKGSVAEYYSSIYEKAKEVKDKKTESICKEYPLLVLHILASGYFRAGSAGANKVTPAKPATTSSASVTPSPRKPRTIREILYWLSALPYCDKYRELVQRMGDKTDLVTNGSDDKNKIVLHGEGDGKKTDLHKDKITHYLMAACGYCPLVLIGIQGTIEREVEKPASGGAPAAAPENRCPEHSKDRSKRCKLADKKTQEAAQVPAAPAAPAPPANGKLTEGQVCYGGYHLEVSKFGPLHGMYANGLYGFDLGGSAAQCLDQLRIYVYHCFYQLYFLRKQCTVGVVNGSVLGWQSCRYGSGLRYTSSTWSCSTGTTVGVKGSGNDCQCKTVDSKDSPLMSFLCDGITALNCPMTRGKVVDDYHPIETHWTTKDDNPKGHFGTNDLNYPKLCPVPMGWSAESPSRTTSGQNRVNHFKDLKDTHKTQQLTGGNTGKYPAHCTGNTLSLLLEYYCDPEKCQSGTLVVLLRLLACITPTVPRTLGDLFGFYYYIVYIGGQSASGGGAGEGVYGKLKGLERESKLYMLSIGGDGVVKALETYSGDCQTGTKGTLKCLTECDKSTGQCCQYLSPLSGQQYGQLSPLMAGTYLSWLVYLIGEFQGGLQSLEKAFKDIQCKEDCRTGGSGGAGCGDGKCQAGTHGDPCSSGSANQGVCGCTSVVSCTGVLPVLYKYGFGYGNVTELHSTKGLKKCHEFLRTLESVLQGDHLRKDGKGLHHEINQLIYTTRLPWIFVLTIAWLMAVLYLAFGAIWPLDWTHMRSHCRGWFRKGSLSPWEILMVGKKKGRGILEFFGGR